TGGGCTGTCGCCGGATGAGCGGGAGTTGCTCACGGTTGTGGCGGTTGGCGAGTTCGGTGGAGTGGGCCTCAAGATTTCGGTTGATGGGGGCGGCTGTGTCGATCTCTCGTTGGAGGATATGAAGGAGGCGTTTGAAGGAACCCTTCCCGCGTTGATGGCGCATTAGGAGGTCGTCCGGGCCCGCCGGATTTGTTACAATGGTTCAGCGCGTATCCCGTGCGGCGGCGAGCCGTCATGAACAGGAGTGAGGCGTTTGGCATGAAGGCACAGTTGAGGCTTCTATGGATCGTTCTGGCCCTGATGGGGGCTGGGCTCGCCGCCGCGCAGTCGGCCGAGGACCGCAAGTTCCTCGAGGACATTCGGGTGGCCTCGGAGAAGGTCCGGAACAACGACATTAAAGGTGCGATCAAGCTCTTCGAGGCGTTGGTTGCCCAAAGGCCCGACGACCCCGACGCGCTTCAGTGGCTTGGCTTCGTCTATCTGCGTGATGGCCGGCCCAAGGATGCCGTGCCGCCGCTGGAGAAAGCCGACGCCAAGCGCCCCGGCGACCAGCGCATCCTCAACAACCTGGGGAGCGCCTACCTTGATTCCGGGGAGTCGGCAAAGGCCCTTGGCAAGTTCAGCCAACTCGTGCAGCTCGACCCCAAGAACGGCATCGCTTGGTACAACATCGGCACGATTCGGCTGGAGAACAAGGAGTTCACCAAGTCGGTGGAGGCGCTCAACCGTTCGCTCGAAACCAGACCCACCGACGCCTTTGTGTTCAACAACCTTGGGTCCGCCCAGGAGGGGCTCGGAAGGCTGGAAGCCGCGGCGCAGAGTTTCTCCAAGGCCAGCAACCTCAGGCCCGACGTAAAGGCCTTTGCCGCCAACGCGGCCCTCACCTACCTCAAGCTGAACAAGCCGGCATCCGCTTTTTCGTTCCTCGAGCGCGCCTATTCGCTTGACCGAGGCGACCTGGACGTCACGCTCGCGCTGGCGACCGCCTATGTCCGCAACAACCGTCAAGCCGACGCGCTTCGAATCCTCGAGCAGGCCCTTAAGGACGGCCTCGAAAGCGCGGAGCTTTGGCATAACCTTGGCGTGTTGCGCGAGCGGGTGGGCAACAAGGCCGAGGCCGAAGCCGCCTACCGGAAGGCCATTGCGCAGAGCCCGAACGACTTCGA
This genomic stretch from Armatimonadota bacterium harbors:
- a CDS encoding tetratricopeptide repeat protein, producing the protein MKAQLRLLWIVLALMGAGLAAAQSAEDRKFLEDIRVASEKVRNNDIKGAIKLFEALVAQRPDDPDALQWLGFVYLRDGRPKDAVPPLEKADAKRPGDQRILNNLGSAYLDSGESAKALGKFSQLVQLDPKNGIAWYNIGTIRLENKEFTKSVEALNRSLETRPTDAFVFNNLGSAQEGLGRLEAAAQSFSKASNLRPDVKAFAANAALTYLKLNKPASAFSFLERAYSLDRGDLDVTLALATAYVRNNRQADALRILEQALKDGLESAELWHNLGVLRERVGNKAEAEAAYRKAIAQSPNDFDAMTNLGLLLYERGEYGEAKDLFERITNLNPTSVNAFVNLGAACAKLGNMDGAIAAWKEVLHRDGSRNQVRLSLANALWQAGDFDGAKFQYQQVLKANPKSAESLSGIGLWHLNANKSAEAIASFKEAIRVSPRYVPAYNNLAIAYERLNDRANAIKFLEQALKIDPNFDEAKKNLERIKAGG